A window of Suncus etruscus isolate mSunEtr1 chromosome 4, mSunEtr1.pri.cur, whole genome shotgun sequence contains these coding sequences:
- the LRRC8D gene encoding volume-regulated anion channel subunit LRRC8D codes for MFTLAEVASLNDIQPTYRILKPWWDVFMDYLAVVMLMVAIFAGTMQLTKDQVVCLPVLPSPVNSKAHTTPGNTDVTTPISKMEAATDQDQEGQTTNDISFVTSAVTPDIPLRATYPHTDSTAPSPESRKEKRNPTGRKTNLDFQQYVFINQMCYHLALPWYSKYFPYLALIHTIILMVSSNFWFKYPKTCSKVEHFVSILGKCFESPWTTKALSETACEDSEENKQRITGAQTLPKHVSTSSDEGSPSASTPMINKTGFKFSAEKPVIEVPSMTILDKKDGEQAKALFEKVRKFRAHVEDSDLIYKLYVVQTVVKTAKFIFILCYTANFVNAISFEHVCKPKVEHLTGYEVFECTHNMAYMLKKLLISYISIICVYGFICLYTLFWLFRIPLKEYSFEKVREESSFSDIPDVKNDFAFLLHMVDQYDQLYSKRFGVFLSEVSENKLREISLNHEWTFEKLRQHVSRNAQDKQELHLFMLSGVPDAVFDLTDLDVLKLELIPEAKIPAKISQMTNLQELHLCHCPAKVEQTAFSFLRDHLRCLHVKFTDVAEIPAWVYLLKNLRELYLIGNLNSENNKMIGLESLRELRHLKILHVKSNLTKVPSNITDVAPHLTKLVIHNDGTKLLVLNSLKKMMNVAELELQNCELERIPHAIFSLSNLQELDLKSNNIRTIEEIISFQHLKRLTCLKLWHNKIVTIPPSITHVKNLESLYFSNNKLESLPLAVFSLQKLRCLDVSYNNISMLPIEIGLLQNLQHLHITGNKVDLLPKQLFKCVKLRTLNLGQNCITSLPEKISQLSQLTQLELKGNCLDRLPAQLGLCRLLKKSGLVVEDHLFDTLPLEVKEALNQDINVPFANGI; via the coding sequence ATGTTTACCCTTGCGGAAGTTGCTTCACTCAATGACATTCAGCCAACTTACCGAATCCTGAAACCATGGTGGGATGTGTTTATGGATTATCTGGCTGTCGTTATGTTGATGGTAGCCATCTTTGCAGGAACCATGCAACTTACCAAAGATCAGGTGGTCTGCTTGCCAGTATTGCCATCTCCTGTAAATTCAAAGGCACACACGACACCAGGAAATACCGACGTGACCACCCCCATCTCGAAAATGGAAGCAGCCACTGACCAAGACCAAGAGGGACAGACGACAAATGACATTTCCTTTGTTACATCTGCTGTGACACCTGACATACCTCTCAGAGCCACATATCCTCACACAGATTCCACAGCTCCAAGTCCAGAGtccaggaaagagaagagaaatccCACAGGACGAAAAACAAACTTGGATTTTCAgcaatatgtatttattaatcaGATGTGTTACCATCTGGCCCTTCCATGGTATTCTAAGTACTTTCCATACCTTGCACTTATACATACTATAATTCTCATGGTCAGTAGCAACTTTTGGTTCAAATATCCCAAAACCTGCTCAAAAGTGGAACATTTTGTTTCAATATTAGGGAAGTGCTTTGAATCTCCTTGGACTACAAAAGCTTTGTCTGAGACAGCATGCGAAGACTCGGAGGAAAACAAGCAGAGAATAACTGGTGCCCAGACTTTACCAAAGCATGTGTCTACCAGCAGCGATGAAGGGAGTCCTAGTGCCAGTACCCCAATGATCAACAAAACTGGCTTCAAATTCTCAGCAGAGAAACCTGTGATCGAAGTCCCTAGCATGACCATCCTGGATAAGAAAGATGGGGAACAGGCCAAAGCTCTCTTTGAGAAAGTAAGGAAGTTCCGAGCTCATGTGGAAGACAGTGACTTAATCTATAAACTCTATGTGGTCCAGACCGTTGTCAAGACGGCCAagttcattttcattctctgcTATACTGCAAACTTTGTCAATGCGATCAGCTTCGAGCACGTCTGCAAACCCAAAGTGGAGCACTTAACTGGTTACGAGGTGTTTGAGTGCACCCACAATATGGCGTACATGCTGAAAAAGCTTCTGATCAGTTACATATCCATTATCTGCGTTTATGGTTTTATCTGCCTCTACACTCTCTTCTGGTTATTCAGGATCCCGTTGAAGGaatattcttttgaaaaagtTAGAGAAGAGAGCAGTTTCAGTGACATCCCAGATGTCAAAAATGATTTTGCATTCCTCCTCCACATGGTAGACCAGTACGACCAGCTCTATTCCAAACGTTTTGGAGTCTTCTTGTCAGAAGTCAGTGAAAATAAACTTAGGGAAATCAGTTTGAACCACGAATGGACTTTTGAAAAGCTCCGGCAACATGTGTCACGCAATGCCCAGGACAAGCAGGAGTTACATCTCTTTATGCTGTCTGGTGTGCCCGATGCTGTCTTTGACCTCACAGACCTGGACGTGCTCAAGCTTGAACTGATTCCAGAAGCAAAAATCCCTGCTAAGATCTCTCAGATGACAAATCTCCAAGAGCTTCACCTCTGCCACTGCCCTGCAAAAGTGGAACAGACTGCTTTTAGTTTTCTCCGGGATCATTTGAGATGCCTTCACGTGAAGTTTACTGACGTAGCTGAAATCCCTGCTTGGGTGTATTTGCTTAAGAACCTCCGAGAGTTGTATTTGATAGGCAATTTGAACTCAGAAAATAATAAGATGATAGGCCTTGAATCTCTCCGAGAGTTGCGACACCTTAAGATTCTCCACGTGAAGAGCAATTTGACCAAAGTCCCCTCAAACATTACAGATGTGGCCCCACATCTTACAAAGTTAGTCATTCATAATGACGGCACGAAACTCTTGGTATTGAACAGCCTTAAGAAAATGATGAATGTCGCTGAGCTTGAGCTCCAGAACTGTGAGCTCGAGAGGATTCCACACGCTATTTTCAGTCTCTCGAATTTGCAGGAACTGGATTTAAAATCGAACAATATACGCACCATTGAGGAAATCATCAGTTTCCAACACTTAAAACGACTGACTTGTCTAAAATTATGGCATAATAAAATCGTTACCATTCCTCCCTCCATCACCCATGTCAAAAACCTGGAGTCactttatttctctaacaacaagCTCGAATCCTTACCACTGGCAGTGTTTAGTTTACAGAAACTCAGATGCTTAGACGTAAGCTACAACAACATTTCAATGCTTCCCATAGAAATAGGATTACTTCAGAACCTGCAGCATTTGCATATCACTGGGAACAAAGTGGACCTTCTGCCCAAACAATTGTTTAAATGCGTCAAGTTGAGGACTTTGAATCTGGGGCAAAACTGCATCACCTCCCTCCCAGAAAAAATTAGCCAGCTCTCGCAGCTCACGCAGCTGGAGCTGAAGGGGAATTGCTTGGACCGCCTGCCAGCCCAGCTGGGCCTGTGTCGCCTGCTCAAGAAGAGCGGGCTTGTTGTGGAAGATCACCTTTTTGACACCCTGCCACTCGAAGTCAAAGAAGCATTGAATCAAGACATAAATGTCCCCTTTGCGAATGGGATTTAA